In Candidatus Edwardsbacteria bacterium, a genomic segment contains:
- a CDS encoding DUF512 domain-containing protein produces MFELLSVNGHKVSDNIDLRFHQSDDLLDVVYKDRAGKMHRLLIEKDYDDPLGVVLEEPKFHSCGNKCIFCFVDQMPRGMRQALYFKDEDYRLSFLYGNYITLSNIGRSDLERIKQQRLSPLYISVHATEAGLRQRLLGSRRDDDILKIMKDLIAGGIELHTQIVLCPGINDGRHLKKSLSDLLKLYPGVKSIAVVPVGLTKHRQKLYPLRAITKKYSQQLIEEYKRLQRQLRQRFKKTILYFADEFYLNAGLDFPASFWYDDYPQLDNGVGMVRDFWNCFRALSSDLPPKLKRGKTILLISGISGAKVLRPVVARLNRIQGLKCETLLVENGLFGDTVTVSGLLSGGDILSSLKTGKKDPDLIVLPENLLNREGKFIDDLSLGEFKRRLKPVKVVVGLEGLIKKL; encoded by the coding sequence ATGTTTGAGCTGCTTTCCGTAAACGGCCATAAGGTAAGCGACAATATCGACCTCCGTTTTCACCAGAGCGATGACCTGCTGGATGTCGTCTATAAAGATAGGGCGGGCAAAATGCATCGCTTGCTGATCGAAAAGGACTATGACGATCCGCTGGGCGTCGTTCTGGAGGAGCCGAAGTTTCATTCCTGCGGGAACAAATGCATTTTTTGTTTTGTGGACCAGATGCCCCGGGGCATGCGCCAGGCCCTATATTTCAAGGATGAGGATTACCGTTTGTCTTTTCTCTACGGCAATTACATCACCCTGAGCAATATAGGCCGTTCCGACCTGGAGAGGATAAAACAACAGCGATTGAGCCCCTTGTACATTTCGGTCCATGCTACAGAGGCCGGACTGAGACAGAGGCTGCTGGGGAGCCGGCGGGATGATGATATTTTAAAGATCATGAAGGACCTGATTGCCGGGGGAATTGAACTGCATACTCAGATCGTGTTGTGCCCGGGCATCAATGACGGGCGGCATTTGAAAAAAAGTCTGTCCGATCTGTTGAAACTATATCCCGGAGTAAAAAGCATTGCGGTGGTTCCGGTGGGGCTGACCAAGCACCGGCAGAAGCTCTATCCGCTCAGAGCCATAACCAAGAAATATTCCCAACAACTTATTGAAGAATATAAGAGATTGCAACGGCAGTTAAGACAAAGGTTTAAAAAAACAATCCTTTACTTTGCTGACGAGTTCTATCTTAATGCCGGACTTGACTTTCCGGCTTCATTTTGGTATGATGATTATCCCCAGTTGGACAATGGGGTGGGGATGGTCCGGGACTTTTGGAATTGCTTCCGTGCCCTGTCCTCCGATCTCCCTCCAAAGCTGAAACGGGGAAAAACTATTCTTTTGATATCCGGGATCTCGGGAGCCAAGGTGTTAAGGCCGGTAGTTGCCAGACTAAATAGGATCCAGGGCCTGAAATGCGAGACCTTGTTGGTCGAAAATGGTCTGTTTGGCGATACGGTAACCGTCAGCGGACTGCTATCCGGCGGGGATATTCTTTCATCCCTGAAAACCGGGAAAAAGGATCCCGACCTGATCGTCCTTCCGGAGAACCTGTTGAATCGCGAGGGAAAATTCATCGATGACCTGAGCCTGGGGGAATTCAAAAGAAGGCTCAAACCGGTTAAGGTAGTGGTCGGTCTGGAGGGGTTGATCAAAAAACTCTGA
- the der gene encoding ribosome biogenesis GTPase Der, translating into MPNPTVAIIGRPNVGKSTLFNRILKRKLAIVDDRPGVTRDRNYALADWNGRDFYLIDTGGLVPNTEDRMEKSIKRQVEIALEEADVLLMVVDRQTGITDIDYHVAKLIRKVNKPYLLLVNKVDEPKQEGDSYEFMKLGLGEPFLIAAGPGRAIGDMLDKVVEMLPRNRIEPLDPSTIKVAVLGKPNVGKSSLINAITGEERVIVDSVPGTTRDSVDTVFEWRNQKYLLIDTAGLRRKSKVKDSIEFYTTLRTERSLERADVGVLVLDSSEGLSHLDLTLASMLERSNKALMVVINKWDLQKDPNKANYLGWLKEQMPFLNFAEFIFTSATEEQGMPQLLQTVISSFCLWRKNIEPEALARAFDRAVEKNRPPSIKGKRIDLYSITQTGVAPPRFLIKASEPELVAPNYQKYLHRQLHDGLGLKGTPIRLMFKRSKPPADWSERNYVDYGGRPRYHSSKGED; encoded by the coding sequence ATGCCTAACCCAACCGTGGCCATTATCGGACGCCCCAACGTGGGCAAATCCACCCTGTTCAACCGGATCCTCAAGCGCAAGCTGGCTATCGTGGACGACCGGCCCGGCGTCACCCGGGACCGCAACTATGCCCTGGCGGACTGGAACGGCCGGGATTTCTATCTGATCGATACCGGCGGGCTGGTGCCCAACACCGAAGACCGGATGGAGAAGTCCATCAAGCGCCAGGTGGAGATAGCCCTGGAGGAGGCCGATGTGCTGCTGATGGTGGTGGATCGCCAGACCGGGATCACCGATATCGATTACCATGTGGCCAAGCTGATCCGCAAAGTCAATAAGCCGTATCTGCTGCTGGTCAACAAGGTTGATGAGCCGAAGCAGGAGGGCGATTCCTACGAGTTCATGAAGCTGGGCCTGGGGGAGCCGTTTTTGATCGCGGCCGGGCCGGGCCGGGCCATCGGCGACATGCTGGACAAGGTGGTGGAGATGCTGCCCAGAAATAGAATTGAGCCCCTGGACCCGTCCACCATCAAAGTGGCGGTGCTGGGAAAACCCAACGTGGGCAAATCTTCCCTGATCAACGCCATCACCGGGGAGGAGAGGGTGATAGTGGATTCGGTGCCCGGCACCACCCGGGATTCGGTGGACACGGTCTTCGAATGGCGCAATCAGAAATATCTGCTGATCGACACCGCCGGGCTGAGGAGGAAAAGCAAGGTCAAGGACTCCATAGAATTCTATACCACCCTCAGGACCGAGAGAAGCCTGGAGCGGGCCGATGTGGGGGTGCTGGTGCTGGACAGCTCCGAAGGGCTGTCCCATTTGGACCTTACCCTGGCCTCGATGCTGGAACGCTCCAACAAGGCGCTGATGGTGGTAATAAATAAATGGGATCTCCAGAAGGACCCCAACAAGGCCAATTATCTGGGCTGGCTTAAGGAGCAGATGCCTTTTCTGAATTTTGCCGAGTTCATCTTCACCTCGGCCACCGAGGAGCAGGGGATGCCCCAGCTGCTGCAGACCGTGATTTCGTCCTTCTGCCTGTGGCGCAAGAATATCGAGCCGGAGGCCCTGGCCCGGGCCTTCGACCGGGCGGTGGAGAAGAACCGGCCGCCCAGCATCAAGGGAAAGAGGATCGACCTGTACTCCATAACCCAGACCGGCGTGGCCCCGCCCCGCTTCCTGATCAAGGCCTCCGAGCCGGAGTTGGTGGCGCCCAACTACCAGAAATACCTCCACCGGCAGCTTCATGATGGTCTGGGATTAAAAGGGACGCCCATTCGGTTGATGTTCAAGCGTTCCAAGCCGCCGGCCGACTGGAGTGAACGAAACTATGTAGATTACGGCGGCCGGCCGAGGTATCATTCCTCCAAGGGGGAAGACTGA
- a CDS encoding MerR family transcriptional regulator, with translation MIEPAAKKSKEKPKTSKRLPGTKVYHNIREVGEMTSLKPYVLRFWETEFPQLRPRLSRGGRRQYQLDDIKMVLMIKKLLYEDGFTIAGARGRLSEIREQDPDQMEIPFNQFKERSELGQIINELKGLLKLL, from the coding sequence ATGATTGAGCCAGCAGCCAAAAAAAGCAAAGAAAAACCAAAAACCTCAAAGCGCTTGCCGGGCACCAAGGTTTACCACAACATCCGGGAGGTGGGCGAGATGACCTCTTTGAAGCCCTACGTCCTGAGGTTTTGGGAAACCGAATTCCCCCAGCTACGGCCCCGCTTAAGCCGGGGAGGACGGCGGCAGTACCAACTGGACGACATCAAAATGGTGCTGATGATAAAAAAGCTGCTTTACGAGGACGGTTTTACCATTGCCGGAGCCCGGGGCCGGCTGTCCGAGATCAGGGAGCAGGACCCCGATCAGATGGAGATTCCTTTCAACCAATTCAAAGAGAGATCCGAACTGGGGCAGATAATTAATGAATTGAAGGGACTGTTAAAATTGTTATAA
- the plsY gene encoding glycerol-3-phosphate 1-O-acyltransferase PlsY, giving the protein MLIKICYIVSAYLAGGVPFGFIAGKIKGLDIREHGSRNVGATNVFRVMGKGPGLTVYLLDTLKGFLPVLISKMVWPSTSIPDQWFYIAVGLAAILGHVFTPYLRFKGGKGVATASGVLLALEPAATLIALGSFAIVFLAFGYVSLGSIIASLIFPLSAAVNRIVQDQTPLVPIVALGWLVTILIMLTHKKNIIRLLNGTENKFRFKKDKSPSDNK; this is encoded by the coding sequence ATGCTGATAAAAATATGCTATATCGTATCTGCCTACCTGGCCGGGGGCGTTCCTTTCGGTTTCATTGCCGGGAAGATCAAGGGCCTTGACATCCGGGAGCACGGCAGCCGGAACGTAGGGGCCACCAATGTCTTCCGGGTGATGGGTAAGGGGCCGGGATTGACGGTGTATCTTCTGGATACCCTCAAGGGTTTTCTGCCGGTCCTGATATCAAAGATGGTCTGGCCCAGCACTAGTATTCCCGACCAATGGTTCTATATCGCAGTGGGGCTGGCGGCCATCCTGGGGCACGTGTTCACCCCCTACCTCAGATTCAAGGGCGGCAAAGGGGTGGCCACCGCCTCCGGAGTCCTTTTGGCCCTGGAACCAGCGGCAACCTTGATCGCTTTGGGGTCGTTCGCCATAGTCTTTTTGGCCTTCGGGTATGTTTCATTGGGATCAATAATTGCCTCCCTGATCTTTCCCCTGTCGGCTGCGGTGAACAGAATAGTGCAGGACCAAACGCCGCTGGTTCCCATCGTGGCTCTGGGGTGGTTGGTCACGATATTGATAATGCTGACCCATAAAAAAAATATCATCCGGCTGCTAAACGGGACGGAAAATAAGTTTCGTTTCAAAAAAGATAAATCGCCATCGGACAATAAATGA
- the pgeF gene encoding peptidoglycan editing factor PgeF — MVKYWQVTQRFGCDVLELNFLNEFGIKHGLVIKTQGRDIDEAGVYRSLSARHKTVVTSQVHGCDIRRVDSMFDKFYPHRVEADGLMTDRNDVVLTIHTADCLPVYLASSDRRCLALVHAGWKGTADKFAAKAVDVFCSEYGLSPKELVAAIGPGIEADCYQVGSEVAERFQPEHARADANGKWLLDLRNANRDQLLTAGMKPCNIYVSDFCTKCHSGMFHSYRREGKLKGKMIAFMEAPDD; from the coding sequence ATGGTAAAATACTGGCAGGTTACCCAAAGGTTCGGCTGCGACGTGCTGGAATTAAATTTCCTCAACGAATTCGGAATCAAACACGGCCTGGTGATCAAAACCCAGGGGCGGGACATAGACGAAGCCGGGGTCTACCGTTCCCTGTCGGCCCGGCACAAAACGGTGGTCACCAGCCAGGTCCACGGCTGCGATATCCGCCGGGTGGATTCCATGTTCGACAAATTCTATCCCCACCGGGTCGAGGCCGACGGCCTGATGACCGACCGCAACGACGTGGTGCTGACCATTCATACCGCCGACTGCCTGCCGGTATATCTGGCATCTTCGGACAGGCGCTGTCTGGCCCTGGTGCACGCCGGATGGAAGGGCACGGCCGATAAATTTGCCGCCAAAGCGGTTGATGTCTTCTGCAGCGAGTACGGGCTAAGCCCCAAGGAACTGGTGGCCGCCATCGGCCCCGGCATCGAAGCCGATTGCTACCAGGTCGGCTCCGAAGTGGCGGAGAGGTTCCAGCCGGAACATGCCAGAGCCGACGCCAACGGCAAATGGCTGTTGGACCTGCGAAATGCCAACCGCGACCAGCTGCTGACGGCCGGGATGAAGCCCTGCAACATCTATGTCAGCGATTTTTGCACCAAATGCCATTCCGGGATGTTCCATTCCTACCGTCGCGAGGGAAAGCTAAAAGGTAAGATGATCGCCTTTATGGAGGCCCCAGATGATTGA
- a CDS encoding phosphatase PAP2 family protein → MITLGYKTFRPVDWLIVGFHLLMTLLTLIFRDNIGDWQIAFWKYFFSTAAMILLRVINNRLDRPWLNFVSEWYPILSLPWVYSGTKYFVHALFPWTIDGLLHRADMALLGGDPTLFLRSLGSPWFTDLMQASYCLFFALIFLSCLILYLKKGRWQFENLQMIIITALYGTYILFILLPAHSPRFIYYHDLPLNGGWITDQVGFFIAKAAHRGGAFPSGHAAASVAICVFMWRYARAWSSLFLAVTILLLLSTVYGGYHYVVDLLAGFAYGGISCFLAILWNRHWRMSLKRNLK, encoded by the coding sequence ATGATCACGCTGGGGTATAAAACATTCCGGCCGGTGGATTGGCTGATCGTGGGGTTCCACCTGCTGATGACCCTGTTGACACTGATATTCAGGGACAACATCGGCGATTGGCAGATCGCTTTCTGGAAGTATTTTTTTTCCACCGCAGCCATGATATTGCTGAGAGTGATCAACAATCGTTTGGACCGGCCCTGGCTTAATTTTGTCTCGGAATGGTATCCCATACTGTCATTGCCTTGGGTTTACAGCGGCACCAAGTATTTCGTCCACGCCCTGTTTCCCTGGACCATCGACGGCCTGCTGCACCGGGCAGATATGGCCCTGCTGGGGGGCGATCCGACGTTGTTCCTCCGGAGTTTGGGAAGCCCCTGGTTCACCGACCTGATGCAGGCTTCCTACTGCCTGTTCTTCGCGCTGATATTCCTCAGCTGTCTGATCCTCTATCTGAAAAAGGGAAGATGGCAGTTCGAGAATCTGCAGATGATCATCATCACCGCATTGTACGGCACGTATATCCTGTTCATTCTGCTGCCGGCCCATAGCCCGAGGTTCATCTATTATCATGACCTTCCCCTGAACGGAGGTTGGATCACCGACCAGGTCGGGTTCTTTATAGCTAAAGCGGCCCATAGGGGAGGAGCTTTTCCATCGGGCCATGCCGCCGCCTCGGTGGCAATCTGCGTTTTCATGTGGCGCTACGCCCGGGCCTGGTCCTCGCTGTTCCTGGCGGTGACTATTCTGCTGTTGTTATCCACCGTTTACGGCGGATACCATTATGTGGTTGACCTGCTGGCGGGGTTCGCCTACGGAGGGATCTCCTGTTTCCTGGCGATCCTCTGGAACCGCCACTGGCGTATGAGCCTCAAAAGAAATCTCAAATGA
- a CDS encoding FecR domain-containing protein: MKHIKNSSNGVIWLFLITALVVMGMVSGQLIAKTSSVAKITFYTGQVEVQKPRKNAWSKALFNQSLLSGQKVKTQDDSRAEIGFADGSIIRIDGNSKLDIIDAKKEKNGAQTATAKVWSGKVWANVNKMSKKTKFQLESPTAVAAVRGTVYRMAVSDDQTTKIAVYSGEVAVDNKPIVKFMEQKKAKAGGKQGEIEGPSQISGPSEVTMEQWVQIVKAQMEITIHPDGTYDIVNFNPIMDSQDDWVRWNQERDKKLGINRE, from the coding sequence ATGAAACATATCAAAAACAGTTCCAACGGGGTTATCTGGCTTTTCCTGATCACCGCCCTGGTGGTAATGGGCATGGTGTCAGGGCAGCTGATAGCCAAGACCTCGTCCGTCGCCAAGATCACCTTCTATACCGGCCAGGTTGAGGTACAGAAGCCCAGGAAAAATGCCTGGAGCAAGGCCCTGTTCAACCAATCCCTGCTCTCCGGGCAGAAGGTGAAGACCCAGGACGATTCCCGGGCCGAGATCGGGTTCGCCGACGGCAGCATCATCCGGATAGACGGCAACTCCAAGCTGGACATCATTGACGCCAAAAAGGAGAAGAACGGAGCCCAGACGGCCACCGCCAAGGTCTGGAGCGGCAAGGTGTGGGCCAATGTCAACAAGATGAGCAAGAAGACCAAGTTCCAGCTGGAATCGCCCACCGCGGTGGCGGCGGTCCGCGGCACGGTCTACCGGATGGCCGTCTCCGACGACCAGACCACCAAGATCGCGGTCTACAGCGGCGAGGTGGCGGTGGACAACAAGCCCATAGTCAAGTTCATGGAGCAGAAGAAGGCCAAGGCCGGCGGAAAGCAGGGCGAGATAGAAGGGCCGTCCCAGATCTCCGGGCCCAGCGAGGTAACCATGGAGCAGTGGGTGCAGATCGTCAAGGCCCAGATGGAGATCACCATCCACCCCGACGGGACCTATGATATCGTCAATTTCAATCCCATCATGGACAGCCAGGACGACTGGGTCCGGTGGAACCAGGAGCGTGACAAGAAGCTGGGGATAAACCGGGAGTAA
- a CDS encoding YdcF family protein, with product MFIIKKIISGIIMPLPVVMLLLAAGILLIWPLKKKKAGWIVTAASFLIMLLLGYGIIGDMMLSDLENRYPAPADIETHTSVKWVVVLGGGMNSDPRLPITSQLSNGSAVRTVEGIRIYRCLPGAKLLFSGGPVFNPVPEGQGMAQLALALGVPRDEMMTEILSRDTEEQARLIKHLVGTDSVFLVTSAVHMPRSMALFKNAEIPCIAAPTDFLNKKELQFNPGRLFPNSTGFRKAEAGWHEYLGMLYSRLKGRI from the coding sequence ATGTTCATAATAAAAAAAATAATCAGCGGCATCATCATGCCGCTGCCGGTGGTGATGCTGCTTCTGGCTGCAGGTATCCTGCTTATATGGCCGCTAAAAAAGAAGAAGGCTGGCTGGATCGTTACCGCTGCTTCCTTCCTGATTATGCTGCTACTGGGGTATGGAATTATCGGCGATATGATGTTGAGTGACCTGGAGAACAGATATCCTGCACCGGCCGATATCGAAACCCACACCAGCGTCAAATGGGTGGTGGTGCTGGGCGGAGGGATGAACAGCGATCCCCGGCTGCCCATCACCTCGCAATTGAGCAACGGCTCGGCGGTGCGGACCGTGGAGGGTATCAGGATCTACCGGTGTTTGCCAGGCGCCAAGCTGCTGTTCTCAGGCGGTCCGGTCTTCAACCCGGTCCCGGAGGGCCAGGGCATGGCGCAACTGGCCCTGGCCCTGGGGGTGCCGCGGGATGAAATGATGACAGAGATATTATCCCGCGATACCGAGGAGCAGGCCAGGCTGATCAAACACCTGGTGGGGACCGACAGCGTTTTTCTGGTCACCTCGGCGGTTCATATGCCGAGATCCATGGCGTTGTTCAAAAATGCCGAAATCCCCTGCATTGCGGCGCCAACCGACTTCTTAAATAAAAAAGAATTGCAGTTCAACCCCGGCCGCTTGTTCCCCAATTCCACCGGCTTTCGCAAAGCCGAGGCCGGCTGGCATGAATACCTGGGAATGCTTTATAGCCGGCTCAAGGGAAGGATCTAA
- a CDS encoding NAD(P)-dependent glycerol-3-phosphate dehydrogenase: MTEQNKKKVTVLGAGNWGTTLAVMLAEKGYAVGLWEFRADAARKIQQERENKEFLPGINLPDGINVESGLKGCLAGSRTVIWAVPSKVLRSVCRNLLPLLGEDRLLVSAIKGIEVSSLMRCSQVLEQELGQKASRLAVLSGPNIAPEIARHVPSTTVVAAKFPEDAKEVQEMLRLPYFRVYTGDDIIGLELGGSLKNIIAIAGGIIDGLALGANTKGALLTRGLAEITRLGVALGARPDTFAGLSGMGDLITTCFSQQSRNRSVGQQIGQGRKLGDILKHMSMVAEGVETTKAAHLLAQKHGIEMPITQQMYRVLFEDKDPDEALKDLMGRDAKAELW, translated from the coding sequence ATGACGGAACAGAACAAAAAGAAAGTCACCGTTCTGGGAGCCGGCAACTGGGGCACCACCCTGGCGGTGATGCTGGCCGAAAAAGGATATGCGGTCGGTCTCTGGGAGTTCCGGGCCGATGCGGCCAGGAAGATCCAGCAGGAGCGGGAGAACAAAGAATTTCTCCCGGGCATAAATCTTCCTGATGGCATTAATGTTGAATCGGGTTTAAAAGGCTGCCTGGCCGGCAGCCGAACAGTCATATGGGCTGTTCCCTCCAAAGTTTTGCGCTCCGTCTGCCGGAACCTCTTGCCTCTCCTAGGGGAGGACCGGTTGCTGGTAAGCGCCATCAAGGGGATAGAGGTGTCCAGTCTGATGCGCTGTTCCCAGGTGCTGGAACAGGAGCTGGGGCAAAAAGCTTCCCGGCTGGCGGTGCTGTCCGGGCCGAACATTGCGCCCGAGATCGCCCGGCATGTTCCCAGCACCACGGTGGTGGCTGCTAAATTCCCGGAGGATGCCAAGGAAGTACAGGAGATGCTGAGGTTGCCTTATTTTCGGGTATATACCGGGGATGACATCATCGGGCTGGAGTTGGGCGGTTCCCTGAAAAACATCATCGCCATTGCCGGCGGGATCATAGACGGGCTGGCCCTGGGGGCCAACACCAAGGGGGCTTTGTTGACCCGCGGCCTGGCTGAGATCACTAGGCTGGGGGTGGCTTTGGGGGCCAGGCCGGATACCTTTGCCGGGCTGTCCGGCATGGGGGACCTGATCACCACCTGCTTCAGCCAGCAGAGCCGCAACCGCTCGGTGGGCCAGCAGATCGGACAGGGCCGCAAACTGGGCGATATCCTTAAGCATATGTCAATGGTGGCCGAGGGGGTGGAGACCACCAAGGCAGCCCACCTGCTGGCTCAAAAGCATGGCATCGAGATGCCCATCACCCAGCAGATGTATCGGGTGCTGTTCGAGGATAAGGATCCAGACGAGGCCTTAAAAGACCTGATGGGGCGGGATGCCAAGGCGGAGCTATGGTAA
- a CDS encoding small multi-drug export protein, with protein MAQNRLFRHLLVTTAIIVSGYSACWAGKESLIQQINSWGLPAWLVTMIIAMLPIFELRGAIPVAYQLLGIPIIPAVILSVFGNLIPVIPILLFLGPVSSWLRKVPLFDRFFGWLFSRTRSRSDLVKKYEMVGLMLFVAVPLPVTGAWTGAVAAFLFGIKFWPSLLFISLGVLIAAAIVTALVLMGIWGAIIAGTVLSALAVSAAWGSFRKRKHA; from the coding sequence ATGGCACAAAACAGACTATTCAGGCATTTATTAGTTACCACGGCAATCATTGTATCCGGCTATTCTGCCTGCTGGGCCGGCAAAGAATCCTTGATCCAGCAGATCAATTCCTGGGGACTGCCGGCTTGGCTGGTGACCATGATCATTGCCATGCTGCCGATCTTTGAACTGCGGGGGGCCATTCCGGTGGCATATCAGCTGCTGGGCATTCCGATCATTCCGGCGGTAATTTTATCGGTGTTCGGCAATCTGATTCCGGTGATCCCGATACTGCTTTTCCTGGGGCCGGTGTCCAGCTGGCTGAGAAAAGTTCCCCTGTTCGACAGGTTCTTTGGATGGTTGTTTTCCCGCACCAGGAGCCGGAGCGATCTGGTTAAAAAATACGAAATGGTGGGGCTGATGCTTTTCGTTGCCGTGCCACTGCCTGTCACCGGAGCCTGGACCGGGGCGGTGGCGGCCTTTCTGTTCGGAATAAAATTCTGGCCATCGCTGCTTTTCATAAGCCTGGGGGTATTGATAGCCGCTGCCATTGTAACTGCTCTGGTGCTGATGGGCATCTGGGGCGCAATTATTGCCGGCACGGTCCTCTCGGCATTGGCCGTCTCGGCCGCCTGGGGATCTTTTAGAAAGAGGAAACATGCCTAA